The following are from one region of the Sorghum bicolor cultivar BTx623 chromosome 2, Sorghum_bicolor_NCBIv3, whole genome shotgun sequence genome:
- the LOC8081164 gene encoding uncharacterized protein LOC8081164, giving the protein MATDPDPVQTPPGSLSSTASTANQVNDVVAEPTDPAWKHCTMPDVNKKNSLKCNYCNNIYNGGITRIKYHLGKVPGFGVAKCNKVPSDVQSSMVQLLSKKLDIKQKKKQDKEDDRAEVDLSHSEGEEQSDGEGNSVIVLKKVSSKGTSSGGPMDKFCKLTPEEIVAARKGKSGVENKVQSKLSTEKREEKRDRACEYICQFFYEAGIPHNTVSLPSFDLMLEAIGDFGRNLRGPTPYEMSGKFLQKRKRKVHESLKSHQESWELHGCSIMTDAWTDKRGRGVMNLVVHSAYGIYFLDSVDCSAEKKDGRYIFDLVDRCIEEIGVQNVVQVVTDNARANEAAASLLKAKHPSIFWTGCAAHTIDLMLEDIGKLPKVAATISKAKCLTVFLYAHTRVLDLMRKYLSRDLVRCGVTRFATAYLNLKSLLENKKQILRLFREDELNELGYLKSVKGKKAHKIVTSDSFWRGVEAAVNYFEPLATVLRRMDSDVPSMGFLYGYLVEAKNEIARRFNVDRKKYEEVFHFIDKRWDSKMKTPLHRAGYYLNPFYYYQNKVEIEDNESFRDGVITCITKLVRDADTQDKIIEELQKFQDAEGSFGKEIAKRQCKNIHFDPAKWWLNHGSSAPNLRKLAARILSLTCSSSACERCWSFFEQVHTKKRNRLLHDRMRDLVYIKFNSKLKQKKDNKDKDPLEVHMVDALEDEDNEWITDIEPTEVDHDQEGETAAASQREETRRGGQRNKKKEEVYPYPYCYG; this is encoded by the exons ATGGCTACTGATCCAGATCCAGTGCAAACCCCTCCTGGCA GCTTATCTAGCACTGCATCTACAGCCAACCAAGTAAATGATGTTGTGGCTGAGCCAACTGACCCAGCCTGGAAGCACTGCACAATGCCTGATGTGAACAAGAAGAATTCTCTGAAGTGTAACTattgtaacaacatctataatggTGGCATTACTAGAATCAAGTATCACCTTGGCAAAGTTCCTGGTTTTGGTGTTGCAAAGTGCAATAAAGTCCCATCTGATGTGCAAAGTTCCATGGTTCAGTTGCTGTCAAAGAAGTTGGACATcaagcaaaagaaaaaacaggACAAAGAAGATGACAGAGCTGAAGTTGATCTGAGTCATTCTGAAGGAGAGGAACAAAGTGATGGAGAAGGCAATTCAGTGATTGTGCTGAAGAAGGTGAGCAGCAAAGGAACATCTTCAGGTGGTCCTATGGACAAGTTCTGTAAACTTACACCAGAAGAAATAGTTGCTGCAAGGAAGGGGAAATCTGGTGTTGAAAATAAGGTTCAGTCCAAGCTGTCTACTGaaaaaagagaggagaagagggaCAGGGCATGTGAGTACATTTGCCAATTTTTTTATGAAGCAGGGATCCCACACAACACTGTTTCATTGCCTAGCTTTGATCTTATGCTTGAGGCTATAGGAGATTTTGGCAGAAATTTGAGAGGCCCAACTCCATATGAGATGAGTGGGAAATTCTTacagaaaaggaaaaggaaagtaCATGAGTCATTGAAGTCTCATCAAGAATCTTGGGAGCTACATGGTTGCTCAATTATGACAGATGCTTGGACAGACAAGAGAGGTAGAGGTGTGATGAACTTGGTAGTTCATAGTGCATATGGTATTTATTTTCTTGATTCAGTGGATTGCTCAGCTGAGAAGAAAGATGGCAGATACATCTTTGACCTGGTTGATAGATGTATTGAGGAAATAGGGGTGCAAAATGTAGTCCAAGTTGTGACTGACAATGCAAGGGCAAATGAGGCTGCTGCAAGTCTGTTGAAAGCAAAGCACCCATCTATTTTCTGGACTGGTTGTGCTGCCCATACTATAGACCTCATGCTAGAAGATATAGGAAAGTTGCCAAAAGTTGCAGCAACAATTAGCAAAGCAAAGTGCCTGACTGTTTTCCTATATGCCCATACTAGAGTTTTGGACCTAATGAGGAAGTACCTTTCTAGAGATTTGGTGAGGTGTGGGGTAACAAGGTTTGCTACAGCTTATCTCAACTTGAAAAGCTTGTTGGAAAACAAGAAGCAAATTCTGAGGCTATTTAGGGAAGATGAACTCAATGAGTTAGGGTACCTAAAGAGTGTCAAAGGGAAGAAAGCACACAAGATTGTAACCTCTGATAGTTTCTGGAGAGGAGTTGAGGCTGCTGTTAATTACTTTGAGCCACTAGCTACTGTGTTGAGGAGAATGGACAGTGATGTGCCATCAATGGGGTTCTTGTATGGCTATCTAGTAGAGGCTAAGAATGAGATTGCTAGGAGATTCAACGTTGACAGGAAGAAATATGAGGAAGTTTTTCATTTCATTGACAAAAGGTGGGATAGTAAGATGAAGACACCTTTGCATAGGGCTGGATACTATTTGAATCCTTTTTACTATTATCAAAATAAGGTTGAAATAGAGGATAATGAGTCATTTagggatggtgtaataacttgcaTCACAAAGCTTGTGAGAGATGCCGACACTCAGGACAAAATTATTGAAGAGCTTCAAAAGTTTCAGGATGCAGAGGGATCATTTGGCAAAGAAATTGCCAAAAGGCAGTGCAAAAACATTCATTTTGATCCAG CTAAGTGGTGGCTGAACCATGGAAGTAGTGCACCAAACTTGAGAAAGTTAGCTGCCAGAATTCTCTCTTTGACATGCAGTTCATCAGCTTGTGAAAGATGTTGGAGTTTTTTTGAACAA GTCCacacaaagaaaagaaataggCTGCTTCATGACAGAATGAGGGACCTTGTATACATCAAGTTCAACTCAAAATTAAAGCAAAAGAAGGACAACAAGGATAAGGATCCCCTTGAGGTGCATATGGTTGATGCATTAGAAGATGAAGACAATGAGTGGATCACTGACATTGAGCCAACAGAAGTAGATCATGATCAAGAGGGAGAAACTGCAGCTGCATCTCAAAGAGAAGAAACAAGGAGGGGAGGTCAAaggaacaaaaaaaaggaagaggTTTATCCATATCCCTACTGCTACGGATGA